In Tautonia marina, the sequence GACGCGCCTCTGGGACGACGAGATCAAGGCCCCCTGGCTCCTTGCCCCCGACCGCTCGATCGTCTTCGGCTACGACGACGCCGAATCGGTGGCGATCAAGACGGAGTGGGCCATGAAACAAGGATTCCGGGGCGTCTTCTTCTGGCAGGTCGCCGCCGATCGCCTGCCCGACGGGAGCCATCCGCTCCAGGAGGCCGCCCGCGAAGCCTGGGAAGGGGACGATTTGCAAGGACGTTGATCCGAGCCTTCGTTGATCGACGACTTGTCTTGCGGGAACCCGGCGGAGAGGATCGCGAACCAACCCGCCGGCTTTGCTGGGACGACGCCAGGCGAGCTACTTCGCCCGACGTTGAACGGCATAGCCATACGGGATCGGCCAGGACGGCTCCCCGTCCAGGTCGTGCTGGGCCTTGATCGCCCAGTACGGCTCCCGGAGCAACTCCCGGCCAATGAACGCCAGGTCGGCATCCCCGGCCGTGATGATCTCATTCGCGTGCCCCGGCTCGGTGATCAGGCCCACTGCCCCGGTCATGATCCCCGCCTCGTCCTTGATCCGACGGGCGAAGGGCACTTGATAGCCCTTCGACACCGGGATCGTCGCCTTGGGCACCAAGGCGCCGGAGGACACGTCGATCAGGTCCACACCCAGGCCCTTCAGGAGCCTCGACAGGGCAATCGACTGCTCGATGTCCCAGCCCCCCTCAACCCAGTCGGTCGCCGAGATGCGGACGAACAGCGGCAACGCGTCCGGCATGATCCCCCGCAGCCGCTCGGCGACCCGCAGGACCAGTCGCATCCGGTTTTCCAGGCTACCGCCGTAGGAATCGGTTCGGAGGTTGCTCAGCGGCGAGAGGAACTCGTGCAGGAGGTAGCCGTGGGCCGCGTGGATTTCGATGACCTCGAAACCGGCCTCCAGCGCCCTCCGGCAGGCGGCCTCGAAGGCGTCGATGATCCCCTCGATGCCCAGTTGGTCCAGGGCTTGGGGGACAGGGTCGCCGTCGTGGAACGGGATCGGGCTCGGCCCGACGACCGTCCAGCCGCCTGCCTCGGGAGACGTGATGCTGGCGCCTCCCTTCCAGGGAGGCTCGCAACTGGCCTTGCGACCGGCGTGGGCAAGCTGAATCGCGGCGACGGCCCCCTGGCCCTTGACGAATCGGGCGATCCGGGCGAGGGGCTCGACGTGCTGCTCGCCCCAGATTCCCATGTCGGCGGGCGAGATGCGGCCCTCGGGGGTCACGGCGGTGGCCTCGACCATGACCAGCGCCGTGCCCCCGGCGGCCCGGCTGCCCAGGTGGACGAGGTGCCAGTCATTGGCCAGGCCGTCCTCGGACGAATACTGGCACATGGGCGACATCACGATCCGATTGCGCAGGGTCACCCCCCGGATGCTCAGGGGGCTGAGCAGATCGATCTCGGGGATTTCCCGGTCGTGGTCGGCGTCGGCGATGCTGCCGTGCGAAGGGCTGGGGGAATCGTCCTGGTGGGCGTTGTCGGCGGGCATGGTGCTTCACTCGTGAGTGGCGGGCGTCCGGGCGAGGGGATCGATGATCGCGAATCCTACGACCATCGGCAATCCGGCTTCCTGACCGGCCGAGGCTCAAGCCCGATCACCGGATCGGGCCGGTCATCTTCTGGATGTCGATCAGGCACCGGATTCGAACCGGCAAACGACTCGACCGGCCTTTACCTCGATCAGTTTGCCTGCCCGGAACCTTCCTCATGCGCCCCGAGGTGCTCGTCGAACCAGTCGGCGAAGGTCTCCAGGTCCTCGGCGATGGTCAGCCAGCCGTGCCCGACGCCCTCCTTGACGACCAGCTTGGCCTCGACACCGGCCTCCTCCAGCGCCTCGACCATGACCTCGGACTGCTGCAAGGGGACCAGTTCGTCCCGGTCTCCGTGGATAATCAAGGTCGGCGGGTTGTCCGGGCCGACGTGGGTGATCGGCGAGATGGCGGCGGTGATCTCCCGCAGCCGGGCCTCGTCGGTGATCGGCCCGAGCAAGTTGGTCTCCTCGTCTCGCTCGTAGTAGTCGAAGGCGGGGCGGAACGGCCTGGCGTGGTCGATGGCGTGGAGCTTCTCCTGGCCCGGCCCCCCGAAGTTGAGGAAGTCGGTCGGCGGGAAGAAGCAGGCCACCGCCTGCACCCGGCTTGATTCCCGGTCCACCGGGTCGCGGGCCTC encodes:
- a CDS encoding NADH:flavin oxidoreductase/NADH oxidase — protein: MPADNAHQDDSPSPSHGSIADADHDREIPEIDLLSPLSIRGVTLRNRIVMSPMCQYSSEDGLANDWHLVHLGSRAAGGTALVMVEATAVTPEGRISPADMGIWGEQHVEPLARIARFVKGQGAVAAIQLAHAGRKASCEPPWKGGASITSPEAGGWTVVGPSPIPFHDGDPVPQALDQLGIEGIIDAFEAACRRALEAGFEVIEIHAAHGYLLHEFLSPLSNLRTDSYGGSLENRMRLVLRVAERLRGIMPDALPLFVRISATDWVEGGWDIEQSIALSRLLKGLGVDLIDVSSGALVPKATIPVSKGYQVPFARRIKDEAGIMTGAVGLITEPGHANEIITAGDADLAFIGRELLREPYWAIKAQHDLDGEPSWPIPYGYAVQRRAK
- a CDS encoding alpha/beta hydrolase; this encodes MTLQYHMILFVLALPGLLAEPCRGDDEPVFSRIEDVVYGRKDGTALTMDVFRPEGEANGAGVVLVVSGGFFSSHEAINPGFVRPFSGRGYTVFAVVHGSQPRYTVPEIVEDMNRAVRFIRHHADDYGIDPDRIGVTGASAGGHLSLMLGTAGDEGDPEARDPVDRESSRVQAVACFFPPTDFLNFGGPGQEKLHAIDHARPFRPAFDYYERDEETNLLGPITDEARLREITAAISPITHVGPDNPPTLIIHGDRDELVPLQQSEVMVEALEEAGVEAKLVVKEGVGHGWLTIAEDLETFADWFDEHLGAHEEGSGQAN